The following proteins come from a genomic window of Henningerozyma blattae CBS 6284 chromosome 4, complete genome:
- the COQ5 gene encoding 2-hexaprenyl-6-methoxy-1,4-benzoquinone methyltransferase (similar to Saccharomyces cerevisiae COQ5 (YML110C); ancestral locus Anc_8.833): MSLLNLRPGLISRIPIRSIPALNSKNSLRLLSNSIINYNGTRKEKPINLDPEPLKTNDTTHFGFQTVSKDKKEKLVAEVFSSVATKYDIMNDLMSLGIHRLWKDHFIAKLDAGKRLNSNKEINFIDIAGGSGDIAFGLLDHAEKKFGDVESTMLVTDINADMLKEGEKRAQANGKYWNNSRVKFLVQDAEKLDQVKDNSMDIYTVSFGIRNFTDIQKALNTAYRVLRPGGVFYCLEFSKIENPLLNFGYNQWAKVLPVIGSVVANDYNSYEYLVESIEKFPDQETFKGMIEKAGFKSVGYENLTFGVCAIHWGIKV, from the coding sequence ACtatcaaattcaataataaattataatggGACTCGTAAGGAAAAACCAATAAATTTGGATCCTGAACCTCTTAAAACAAATGATACCACTCATTTTGGTTTCCAAACTGTTTCCaaagataaaaaagaaaaacttGTTGCTGAAGTTTTTTCCTCTGTAGCCACGAAATATGATATAATGAATGATTTAATGTCACTTGGGATTCATAGATTATGGAAAGATCATTTCATTGCTAAATTGGATGCTGGTAAGAGGTTGaattctaataaagaaataaatttcattgATATTGCAGGTGGTTCTGGTGATATTGCATTTGGATTATTGGATCAtgcagaaaaaaaatttggtgATGTAGAATCCACCATGTTGGTTACTGATATTAATGCAGATATGTTAAAAGAAGGTGAAAAAAGAGCTCAAGCTAATGGGAAGTATTGGAATAATTCCCGAGTGAAATTTTTAGTTCAAGATGCAGAAAAATTAGACCAAGTCAAGGATAATTCTATGGATATTTATACAGTTTCATTTGGTATTCGTAATTTTACTGATATTCAAAAAGCTTTAAATACTGCTTATAGAGTGTTAAGACCAGGTGGtgtattttattgtttagAATTTAGTAAGATTGAGAACCCTTTATTGAATTTCGGATATAATCAATGGGCCAAAGTTTTACCAGTTATTGGTAGTGTTGTTGCCAATGATTATAATTcatatgaatatttagTGGAGTCTATTGAGAAATTTCCTGATCAAGAAACTTTTAAAGGGATGATTGAGAAAGCGGGATTTAAATCAGTTGGGTATGAAAATTTAACGTTTGGAGTTTGTGCAATCCATTGGGGTATCAAggtttaa
- the DSK2 gene encoding ubiquitin domain-containing protein DSK2 (similar to Saccharomyces cerevisiae DSK2 (YMR276W); ancestral locus Anc_8.837) — protein MTISVHIKSGQNTWDVEIEASSTIKDFKDKIAIVSEIPAPNQRLIYSGKILKDDQTIESYKIQDGHSIHMVKSGAHATASSTTNSMTTTNTTAPQNNNGSSGMSTGRGSGFNPLSDLTSARYAGYTNLPSADMFGPDGGSFASQSQDDMLHMLENPVFQSQMNEMLSNPEIVDFLINSNPQLQSLGPQARTMFQSPMFRQMLTNPDMIRQSMRMAQMMNGGEGTASASSFPAPGDSTTTTQPTSTNIDSDTNATNNTNNATNTPTDVPGTTNSGTAAANPFAALFDPSMNPYAALGGGNGNANNMFNPAAFAQALQAAAPHTQEPEDNRPPEERYEHQLRQLNDMGFFDFDKNVAALRRSGGSVQGAVNALLSEQ, from the coding sequence atgaCAATCTCTGTTCATATTAAATCTGGCCAAAATACATGGGATGTGGAAATTGAAGCAAGTAGTACTATCaaagattttaaagataaaattgCTATTGTATCTGAAATTCCAGCTCCAAACCAAAGACTAATTTACTCAggtaaaattttaaaagatgatCAAACAATCGAATCTTATAAGATTCAAGATGGCCATTCTATTCACATGGTAAAATCAGGCGCACATGCCACTGCATCTTCTACTACAAACTCTATGACTACTACAAACACAACTGCCcctcaaaataataatggctCTTCAGGTATGAGTACTGGCCGAGGCTCTGGATTCAATCCTCTCAGTGATTTGACCAGTGCACGTTATGCTGGCTATACTAATTTGCCATCTGCTGATATGTTTGGACCAGATGGTGGAAGTTTTGCTAGTCAAAGTCAAGATGATATGTTACATATGCTAGAAAATCCTGTTTTCCAATCTCAAATGAATGAAATGTTAAGTAATCCAGAAATTGTAgattttttgattaattcAAATCCTCAACTACAATCCTTAGGTCCACAAGCTAGAACAATGTTTCAATCCCCCATGTTTAGACAAATGCTAACTAATCCAGATATGATCAGGCAATCCATGAGAATGGCACAAATGATGAATGGAGGTGAAGGAACCGCTTCTGCTAGTTCTTTTCCAGCTCCTGGTGATTCAACTACTACCACACAACCAACATCCACAAATATAGATTCTGATACAAATGctactaataatacaaacaatGCAACAAATACTCCCACTGATGTGCCTGGTACTACAAACTCCGGTACAGCAGCAGCAAATCCTTTTGCAGCTTTATTCGATCCTTCAATGAATCCATATGCAGCTCTTGGAGGAGGCAATGGCAATGCTAATAACATGTTTAACCCAGCTGCATTTGCACAAGCCCTACAAGCTGCGGCCCCACATACTCAAGAACCAGAAGATAATAGACCTCCGGAAGAGCGTTACGAACATCAGTTAAgacaattaaatgatatgGGAttctttgattttgataaaaacGTAGCTGCTTTGAGAAGATCTGGTGGATCTGTCCAAGGTGCTGTCAATGCATTATTAAGTGAGCAATGA
- the TBLA0D03240 gene encoding uncharacterized protein translates to MQQLVDGLFNKFAATRPKYDSLVRLVKVRYTGNNPDYVTNFENAAKDVEDLAVTTADFLAFHFLQDLPENILVRQLETIDKGYKLYRIQLKDHNRPPIRYRSKCSTVLEIPQYGNHRQKRRKYDLSKTVCHKCNKTGHIAKYCRQNNDSSKYYKGSSNK, encoded by the coding sequence ATGCAACAATTGGTAGACGGCTTATTCAACAAATTTGCTGCTACGAGACCAAAATATGACAGCTTGGTAAGACTTGTGAAGGTTCGGTACACCGGAAATAATCCAGATTATGTaacaaattttgaaaacGCTGCGAAGGATGTCGAAGATCTTGCAGTTACCACAGCAGATTTCTTGGCATTCCATTTCCTACAAGACTTACCAGAAAACATTCTTGTCAGACAATTAGAAACTATCGATAAGGGATACAAGCTGTACAGAATACAACTAAAAGATCATAATAGGCCACCTATCCGCTACAGAAGCAAATGTTCGACAGTTCTAGAAATACCACAGTATGGAAACCATAGACAAAAGCGAAGAAAGTATGACCTAAGCAAGACTGTTTGTCACAAGTGTAACAAAACAGGGCATATAGCTAAGTACTGTCGCCAAAATAATGACAGTTCAAAATACTACAAGGGTTCCTCAAACAAGTAA
- the TBLA0D03220 gene encoding uncharacterized protein (similar to Saccharomyces cerevisiae BUL2 (YML111W) and BUL1 (YMR275C); ancestral locus Anc_8.834): MPALAPRCAVPPTSPAHTARTSHAQHTQPPHVALPAQAHRPRLLASFSDAQLPATTTTTTTTTTTISATSATATATTSATNSTTPTPKKTLPPASTATRGRGRSRRHVTPSSTAQSTAQSTAQSTTLDNNNWIRSASTSNLLRFKKNSTIMPSHSTANSNGYTVAAAAIGKSVSPVLRSPIKNATVKPKTNAGASTSANASANASASANATSNEEHSNICLDLLPSFEMYNTLHRHIPQGNLDPERHDFPPDYQSATNESNISQHESSGLITNSISPTPVIPSTGISSNLSTFNTHQVPFEDDLNDSDNIFIDKLYTLPRLSTPIEIDIRLTKYATKPHEKPQDESLLKEYTSGDLIHGYCVIQNKSKKPIKFEMFYVTLEAYTSIIDRSIGKRTIKRFLRMVDLSASWSYGNMVLSSGYNIVAGDIDYDDCVIGLPNNRILEPGKKYKKFFMFKLPNQLLDITCKQEQFSHCLLPPSFGIDKFRDNGKYSQIKVNNVLGCGHMGVKGSPILTEDLCDENVSINYTVDARIVGKDKDASARLQKGLKLNILKECVYHLRVIPFGFQNNIIYGERPSYSQLKDIISLVQDRINALQNIFKRLENNEPIRNCDIHSTDLLDTIEDDQLTILNSNNGRIDPVNNSPLTSHEILRRKVHQLYRSNRLESSSTSTSSEDPIPLSTCNFDNSYLPKILYSNRSPTDNSNIVETELSYQLKNKSSTSIFANFLGSSSSITSSPTISPPPTSSTSFTNLNTLSKHPVVTPNVPSPAPQRPGLSASKSYSTATSSSNVGPTPGPSSSSPASSINNKSGLIVLSAVIPKKSLPYKSPSIIRKTNKLENKSKQDQENWHRLMSIENSSTNPCDPTSTMPLEKLDIELTCIQSNNSIPHLPPQIQFVTTELICITTKSDNSIPVKFTPDILLNNEKISTIKLTFKKFLKLIKKYEKKFTENYPKLNELYNLNRRQALPKRELSFTDFIPIQILNDIKALVNLSIKIDSLNLIFKKQIHTLKAETPTQSTSSSSNSDHISSTSMNQSISNPISPSPSSFLPFTSSSPSYASTKSVNFKNQITHEWIKKSASLYSRTINVNLQYEKDFNETLIPNFESCLCGRYYCVRVTIKFDNHVGTASIDIPVSVKKTQP, translated from the coding sequence ATGCCTGCCCTCGCCCCCCGCTGCGCCGTGCCCCCCACGTCTCCTGCGCATACCGCACGCACATCTCACGCACAGCACACCCAGCCCCCCCATGTCGCCCTTCCAGCTCAAGCCCATCGTCCGCGGCTACTAGCTTCTTTCTCAGACGCCCAACTGCCTGCCACTACCACTACCACAACCACAACCACAACCACTATATCCGCTACATCCGCTACAGCCACAGCCACTACATCAGCTACCAATAGTACCACACCAACACCTAAAAAGACTTTGCCGCCGGCATCTACAGCAACAAGAGGCCGTGGTAGATCACGCCGGCACGTGACGCCATCCTCAACAGCTCAATCAACAGCACAATCAACCGCACAATCAACAACACtggataataataattggatCAGAAGTGCCTCTACTTCCAATTTGCTACggtttaagaaaaattccaCCATTATGCCGTCGCACAGTACTGCTAATAGTAATGGTTATACGGTTGCGGCGGCAGCCATCGGTAAGAGCGTTTCGCCCGTGCTTAGATCTCCGATCAAGAACGCCACTGTAAAGCCAAAGACTAATGCAGGTGCAAGTACCAGTGCGAACGCCAGTGCGAACGCCAGTGCAAGCGCAAATGCAACCTCTAACGAAGAACATTCAAACATCTGTCTCGACCTTCTTCCCTCGTTCGAAATGTACAACACTCTACACAGACACATTCCTCAAGGTAACTTGGACCCTGAGAGACACGATTTCCCTCCGGATTACCAAAGTGCCACCAACGAATCAAACATCTCTCAACATGAATCTTCAGGTCTAATCACCAATTCAATCTCTCCAACACCTGTCATCCCATCTACCGGCATTTCCTCTAACCTCTCCACTTTCAACACTCACCAAGTCCCCTTTGAAGATGATTTGAATGATTCAGATAACATCTTCATCgataaattatatacttTACCCAGATTATCCACTCCTATTGAAATAGACATCCGTTTAACCAAATACGCTACAAAACCCCATGAAAAACCTCAAGATGAATctcttttaaaagaatacaCTTCAGGCGATTTGATCCATGGGTATTGTGtcattcaaaataaatcgAAAAAACCAATCAAATTCGAAATGTTTTATGTCACCTTAGAAGCCTATACTTCTATCATCGACCGTTCCATCGGCAAACGTACCATCAAACGGTTTCTTCGCATGGTCGATTTATCAGCAAGTTGGTCCTATGGTAATATGGTTTTATCTTCCGGTTACAACATCGTCGCGGGTGATATCGATTATGATGATTGTGTTATCGGGTTACCCAATAATAGAATCTTGGAACCagggaaaaaatataaaaaattctttatgtTTAAATTGCCGAATCAATTGTTGGACATCACCTGCAAACAAGAACAATTCTCTCATTGTCTATTACCTCCAAGTTTTGGCATCGATAAATTCAGAGATAATGGGAAATATTCTCaaattaaagttaataATGTCCTAGGTTGTGGTCATATGGGTGTTAAAGGTTCACCCATCTTGACTGAAGATTTATGTGATGAAAACGTCTCAATCAATTATACCGTGGATGCAAGAATTGTCGGTAAGGATAAAGATGCTTCTGCTCGTTTACAAAAAGGtttgaaattgaatattttgaaagaatGTGTTTATCATTTACGTGTCATCCCATTTGGGTTCCAAAACAATATCATCTACGGAGAAAGACCTTCATACTCTCAATTGAAAGATATAATCTCTCTAGTACAAGATAGAATCAATGCCCTACAAAACATCTTTAAAagattggaaaataatgaacCAATTAGAAATTGCGATATCCATTCCACTGATCTATTAGATACCATCGAAGATGATCAATTGACCATTTTGAATTCCAATAACGGTAGAATCGATCCCGTAAACAATTCGCCTTTGACTTCCCATGAGATTTTGCGTAGAAAAGTCCATCAACTTTATAGAAGCAATAGATTGGAGTCTTCTTCCACTTCCACTTCTAGTGAAGATCCTATCCCGCTAAGCACTTGCAATTTCGATAACTCATACCTCCCAAAGATCCTCTATTCAAACAGATCTCCAACAGACAACTCAAACATTGTCGAGACCGAATTAAGctatcaattgaaaaacaaatcTTCCACAAGTATTTTTGCCAATTTCTTAGGCTCTTCATCTTCCATAACTTCTTCTCCAACAATTTCTCCCCCACCAACTTCATCCACATCTTTCACAAATTTAAACACTCTATCAAAACATCCTGTTGTTACACCGAATGTTCCATCCCCTGCACCACAGAGACCAGGTTTATCTGCATCCAAATCATATTCTACCGCCACTAGTTCTTCCAATGTGGGCCCCACACCAGGTCCctcttcatcatcacctGCATCTTCAATAAACAATAAATCTGGTCTCATCGTTCTTTCTGCAGTTATACCCAAGAAATCATTACCTTACAAATCTCCATCCATTATTAGAAAgacaaataaattagaaaacaAAAGCAAACAAGACCAAGAAAATTGGCATAGATTGATGAGCATTGAAAATTCCTCTACAAATCCTTGTGATCCAACCTCTACCATGCCTCTCGAGAAATTGGATATTGAATTAACTTGTATtcaatctaataattctatcCCACATTTACCTCCACAAATCCAATTTGTAACCACTGAATTGATTTGTATCACTACAAAATCTGATAATTCCATTCCTGTGAAATTCACTCCCGATATTCTATTaaacaatgaaaaaatctctactataaaattaacttttaaaaaatttttaaaattgattaaaaaatatgaaaaaaaattcactGAGAATTATCCTAAATTGAATGAATTGTACAATTTAAATAGAAGACAAGCTCTTCCAAAGAGAGAATTGTCATTCACTGATTTCATTCCGATCCAAATCttgaatgatattaaagCTTTGGTCAACTTATCCATCAAGATAGACTCCTTAAACTTAATCTTTAAAAAGCAAATCCATACTTTAAAGGCAGAGACCCCTACTCAATCcacttcatcatcttccaATTCCGACCATATCTCTTCTACATCTATGAATCAATCAATTTCTAATCCAATCTCTCCATCAccttcttcatttttacCATTCACTTCTTCTTCACCTTCATATGCATCTACAAAATCAgtcaattttaaaaatcaaatcacTCATGAATGGATTAAAAAATCAGCATCTCTTTATTCAAGAACGATCAATGTCAATTTACAATATGAAAAGGATTTTAATGAAACTTTGATTCCAAATTTCGAAAGTTGTTTATGTGGAAGGTATTATTGTGTTAGAGTCACtataaaatttgataatcaTGTAGGTACTGCAAGTATTGATATTCCAGTGAGTGTTAAAAAGACCCAACCATAA